A single genomic interval of Planctomycetia bacterium harbors:
- a CDS encoding prolyl oligopeptidase family serine peptidase: protein MLNAVVLLTSTIAIGQTPNPLTDERRLTLQDEADTLELSLRRLRLPPSDGADAAIFQKGLAWALRYDREFSPADLKLLNQATLRGKQRIEALERGDRPWRTKRGKTVLGYVSSVDGSVQPCGVIVPKNYDPAVPIRLDVVLHGSTRPVGMSELRFMSRFDDGDDSKAAGPEQPFIELHPLGRVENCYRWSGETDVFEAIEEVCRRYSIDRDRIVLRGMSMGASGTWHLGLKHPDRFVALGPYCGYVDTHRFSETPISNFVRVGPLPPHQELALHMLDSVDYAANAGLVPVIACMGEKDVFFQAHVIMEEAMRREGLKMVNLISPGTGHVVDPVTHAEQMRRIADYATEGIDRRSAAIRFVTWTLKYNRCRWLTILGLERHYARAEFSAESRGDTLEIAEPKNITRFAIDVGQLPMRPTKIRIGALELRISKDPPANNAICVERHDNSWRVQDPRTSLSHRGKRPGLQGPIDDAFTSPFLCVRGTGKPWNPRVQAYADESLKRFSAEWNHYFRGDLPVKDDTAVTDEDIRTRNLILFGDPGSNRWITKALPELPLTWNRETLRLGDRSYSSADHIPALITPNPIAGGGEHYLVLNTGHSFHDAELAKLNYLLFPRWGDWAVLKADRGDVGSTGVVDHVEAAGFFDETWKTPLPPAE from the coding sequence ATGCTGAACGCGGTCGTTCTGCTGACGTCGACAATCGCCATCGGTCAGACACCGAACCCTTTGACGGACGAACGGCGCCTGACGCTTCAAGATGAAGCGGATACTCTCGAACTCTCGCTCCGACGACTCCGTCTTCCACCTTCCGACGGCGCGGACGCCGCCATCTTTCAAAAAGGCCTCGCCTGGGCTCTTCGCTATGATCGCGAATTCAGCCCGGCCGATTTGAAGTTGCTGAATCAAGCCACGCTGCGCGGCAAGCAACGGATCGAAGCCCTGGAGCGAGGAGACCGACCCTGGCGAACGAAACGAGGCAAGACGGTCTTAGGCTACGTCTCGTCCGTTGATGGTTCCGTACAGCCCTGCGGGGTCATCGTGCCGAAAAACTATGATCCCGCGGTGCCGATCCGCCTCGATGTGGTTCTTCACGGAAGCACGCGGCCCGTCGGTATGAGCGAACTCCGCTTCATGAGCCGCTTCGACGACGGCGACGACTCGAAGGCCGCCGGCCCCGAGCAACCATTCATCGAACTCCATCCGCTGGGGCGGGTGGAAAATTGCTACCGTTGGTCCGGTGAGACGGATGTCTTTGAAGCGATCGAAGAAGTTTGCCGGCGTTATTCGATCGACCGCGACCGAATCGTCCTGCGCGGGATGTCGATGGGAGCGTCGGGCACTTGGCATCTCGGGCTCAAGCATCCGGATCGTTTCGTCGCCTTGGGGCCTTACTGCGGCTACGTCGATACGCATCGCTTCTCCGAGACGCCGATCTCGAACTTCGTTCGAGTCGGCCCGTTGCCGCCACATCAAGAGCTGGCGCTGCACATGCTCGACTCGGTCGACTACGCCGCGAACGCCGGATTGGTGCCCGTGATTGCCTGCATGGGTGAGAAAGATGTCTTCTTTCAAGCCCACGTGATCATGGAGGAGGCGATGCGGCGGGAAGGATTGAAGATGGTCAACCTGATCTCTCCGGGAACGGGTCATGTCGTCGATCCCGTGACGCACGCCGAACAAATGCGGCGCATCGCCGACTACGCTACCGAAGGAATCGATCGCCGCTCCGCCGCAATTCGGTTCGTGACGTGGACGCTGAAGTACAATCGGTGTCGCTGGCTGACGATCCTCGGGCTCGAACGCCACTACGCACGTGCCGAGTTTTCAGCTGAGTCGCGCGGCGACACGCTCGAAATCGCCGAACCTAAGAACATCACGCGCTTCGCGATCGATGTCGGGCAATTGCCCATGAGGCCGACGAAGATCCGGATCGGTGCTTTGGAGCTTCGGATATCGAAAGACCCTCCGGCGAATAACGCGATTTGTGTTGAACGACACGACAATTCGTGGCGCGTTCAGGACCCGAGGACGAGCCTTTCGCATCGCGGCAAGCGGCCCGGCTTGCAGGGCCCGATCGACGATGCATTTACGAGCCCGTTCTTATGCGTTCGAGGAACCGGCAAGCCCTGGAACCCTCGTGTGCAAGCTTACGCCGATGAATCGTTAAAGCGATTCTCCGCGGAGTGGAATCACTACTTTCGCGGCGACCTGCCTGTGAAAGACGACACTGCGGTCACGGACGAAGATATTCGTACTCGCAACCTGATTCTGTTCGGCGATCCCGGCAGCAATCGCTGGATTACCAAGGCGCTCCCGGAGCTACCGCTTACGTGGAATCGTGAAACGCTTCGTCTCGGTGATCGCTCCTACTCATCGGCCGACCACATCCCTGCGTTGATCACGCCGAATCCGATCGCCGGGGGAGGCGAACATTACCTCGTGCTCAATACGGGCCATTCCTTTCATGATGCGGAGCTTGCGAAGCTAAACTACCTTCTGTTTCCTCGCTGGGGCGATTGGGCGGTCCTCAAAGCGGATCGCGGCGACGTCGGCAGCACCGGCGTCGTCGATCATGTCGAAGCGGCGGGGTTCTTCGATGAGACTTGGAAAACTCCGCTTCCACCGGCCGAATAA
- a CDS encoding c-type cytochrome, which yields MNLSRSNLMFRWATAWLLAAVGAHTSAAPPPAPVVPESLPSHIKALQPGVKLTLLAEHPSLVTPTGIDVDAAGNIWLVACHTHFRPAGYVGPEHDEILIFDRNGEHPRVFYDKTDATMQLKLGPDGWIYLAERDRILRIKDTDADGKADREEDLAKLDTEADYPHNGLSGMAWHPSGDLIYSLGENFGKTWTLTARDGTKLTGSGEGGVFRCTPDGTKLRRIARGFWNPFGLLARSDGEMFAAENDPGSRPPCRLLNIIEGADYGYQKAYGDQPIHPFVAWNGELRGTLGMVHSSGEGPCAVVELGGGVMIPSWSNHCIDYYPLTRRGAGFTAERIELVRGGEFFRPVCMTSGHDDTFYLTDWVFSAYAIHKRGRLWKLEIDRTAAPWIKPSAEPVNDDARLAKGLREGNEKLPQARLFELARSADSYLSDAALSALARESNSWTAETIRSLPARDRVWALVALRRVDLNDPRWVELLLHDADPEVRFECLRWISDATLVRFKPDVERMLSQPDLDFRLFEAVLATWNTLRGRPAAGVTEPDVLFERITSPATPTRLKGFAMRLMPFSHKQLTTTLLRELLAQNDPLLSLEVVRTLVGRGDDESRNVLAGIVGDESRSLNLRTEAVVGLASSNRAEHRELLVKLAGGENAALRDESLRALRGSELSPAERQAVTGVEARYPESKQSVRALLDPGSPAIGRPQPEDTAAWLDRLDKVPGKPDPDAGRRVFFSSRVALCANCHRHSGRGNVVGPNLSLVNRQGDRRATLRSILEPSRDIAPQYIHTTLELADGTTFNGILLRSSGVEVYRDAMGKERTFKKEEIEDSKQSKTSLMPSGLLNALTDVEIRDLLAFLMEPN from the coding sequence ATGAATCTATCGCGATCGAACCTCATGTTCCGCTGGGCGACTGCGTGGCTCCTGGCTGCAGTCGGGGCGCATACGTCTGCGGCACCGCCACCCGCGCCCGTCGTGCCCGAGTCCCTTCCGTCGCACATTAAGGCGCTGCAGCCCGGCGTGAAGCTCACTTTGTTGGCCGAGCATCCCTCGTTGGTCACTCCGACCGGCATCGACGTCGACGCCGCAGGAAACATTTGGCTCGTGGCTTGCCACACTCACTTTCGTCCGGCGGGTTATGTCGGACCGGAGCACGACGAGATCTTGATCTTCGATCGCAACGGCGAGCATCCCCGAGTCTTCTACGATAAGACCGACGCCACGATGCAGTTGAAACTCGGACCCGACGGTTGGATCTACTTAGCTGAGCGAGATCGAATTCTTCGGATCAAAGACACCGACGCCGACGGCAAAGCCGATCGCGAAGAAGATCTAGCCAAGCTCGACACCGAGGCCGATTATCCGCACAACGGCCTCTCCGGCATGGCGTGGCATCCGAGCGGCGACCTGATTTATTCGCTCGGCGAAAACTTCGGCAAGACTTGGACGCTCACCGCGCGAGACGGCACGAAGCTAACGGGAAGCGGTGAAGGAGGCGTCTTTCGTTGCACGCCCGATGGAACGAAACTACGTCGCATCGCGCGCGGCTTTTGGAATCCGTTCGGATTGCTCGCTCGCTCCGACGGTGAAATGTTCGCTGCGGAGAACGATCCGGGAAGCCGACCTCCGTGCCGACTTCTAAACATCATTGAAGGGGCCGACTATGGTTATCAAAAGGCGTACGGGGATCAACCGATTCACCCGTTCGTCGCCTGGAACGGCGAGTTGCGCGGAACGTTAGGCATGGTCCACTCGTCCGGCGAGGGACCATGTGCGGTCGTCGAACTCGGCGGCGGCGTGATGATCCCGTCGTGGAGCAATCACTGCATCGACTACTACCCGTTAACTCGTCGCGGAGCGGGTTTCACTGCCGAACGGATCGAACTCGTTCGCGGCGGCGAGTTCTTTCGACCGGTCTGTATGACTTCCGGACACGACGATACCTTCTATCTGACCGACTGGGTCTTCAGCGCCTATGCGATCCACAAACGGGGTCGGCTCTGGAAACTGGAGATCGATCGCACTGCGGCGCCGTGGATCAAACCCTCCGCAGAGCCGGTGAACGACGACGCTCGCCTGGCGAAAGGTCTCCGAGAAGGGAACGAAAAGCTACCGCAAGCCCGGCTCTTCGAGCTGGCGCGCAGCGCGGATTCCTATCTGAGCGACGCGGCGCTGTCGGCCCTGGCCCGCGAAAGCAATTCGTGGACGGCCGAAACGATTCGCTCGTTGCCGGCCCGAGACCGAGTCTGGGCGCTCGTCGCTTTGCGGCGCGTCGACCTGAACGACCCGCGCTGGGTCGAACTCTTGCTCCACGACGCGGATCCGGAAGTACGTTTCGAATGCTTGCGCTGGATTTCGGACGCGACGCTGGTTCGCTTCAAGCCGGATGTCGAACGAATGCTGTCGCAGCCGGATCTCGACTTTCGGCTGTTCGAGGCGGTGCTGGCGACATGGAACACGCTACGAGGTCGGCCGGCGGCGGGTGTAACCGAACCGGATGTCCTCTTCGAACGCATAACGAGCCCCGCGACGCCGACTCGACTCAAGGGCTTCGCGATGCGACTGATGCCGTTCTCGCATAAGCAGCTCACGACGACGCTGCTCCGCGAATTGTTGGCGCAGAATGACCCGCTGTTGTCGCTCGAAGTCGTCCGCACGTTAGTCGGACGCGGCGACGATGAATCTCGCAACGTGCTGGCCGGGATCGTAGGCGATGAATCTCGCTCGCTCAACCTGCGAACCGAAGCCGTCGTCGGTTTGGCCTCTTCGAATCGAGCCGAGCATCGAGAGCTGCTCGTCAAATTGGCCGGCGGCGAGAATGCCGCCCTGCGCGATGAGTCGCTGCGCGCGCTTCGCGGCTCGGAATTAAGCCCTGCCGAACGGCAAGCGGTCACCGGCGTCGAGGCTCGTTATCCGGAATCCAAACAGTCGGTTCGAGCGCTGCTCGATCCCGGTTCGCCGGCGATCGGTAGACCGCAGCCGGAGGATACCGCCGCCTGGTTGGACCGGCTCGATAAAGTCCCCGGCAAGCCAGATCCTGATGCCGGACGACGGGTGTTTTTCAGCTCCCGGGTCGCACTTTGTGCTAATTGCCATCGCCATAGCGGCCGAGGAAACGTCGTCGGCCCCAATCTCAGCCTTGTGAATCGGCAAGGAGATCGGCGCGCAACCTTACGCTCAATTCTGGAGCCGAGCCGCGACATTGCGCCGCAGTATATTCACACGACCTTAGAGCTTGCGGATGGAACGACGTTCAACGGGATTCTGCTGCGCTCTTCCGGCGTCGAGGTCTATCGCGACGCGATGGGAAAAGAACGCACCTTTAAGAAAGAGGAGATCGAAGACTCCAAGCAGTCAAAAACGTCGTTGATGCCGAGCGGCCTCTTGAACGCGCTCACCGACGTCGAGATTCGCGACTTGCTGGCCTTCTTGATGGAGCCAAACTGA